Below is a window of Leishmania donovani BPK282A1 complete genome, chromosome 21 DNA.
GCTGAATCTTTCCACCCTGTACAACCGCCACATCTGCATAGACACTCTCGGGGCAAACGGCATCCAGCCCAACCAGGATTACACAAACACCGCTGCTCAGTTTGCCGCTGCGAATCAGTTTCTGCCCAGTTACCTCTGCCAACGACGGCATCGCTCCACAGATGATGCTCACGCCGGCTTTTGGCACTACTGGGCTTACCTTGAAGCGTCTGTGCAGCTTCCAACTCGTCCGCAGCCGTGGCACATCATCCCATCTCACAGCATCAACACCATTGCCATATCCTCCGACCCACTGTACATGGCGAGCTCGATGTTTCCACATTCACAGTTGCCGGATGCGTTCGCccagctggtgctgcagaTCATTGTCTCCCTCAACGGTCTGGAGGAAAAGTTCCACCACTCCACCTTTGTGTGGCTGCCCGTGAGTCTGTGGCACTACGTCGAGTACGACCACGCACAGTTCTGCATCATATTGTTCGTCGCCTCCATATTCTCCACGACGTACTCCGAGTATCAGCTGCGTGGCATCAGCATTACCCCGCTGTtcgtgacgctgctgctcacacctgttgcggctgcggctgtgtTTCAGGTCGCTGGCTGGGGGGCagtagcggcggcgtcggccgcGTTTTCGCTGCTCTTCCGGCTTCTCATGGGCCATGTCAATAGCGGCATGCTGCTCAGCTTCAACGCGATAGCGCTGTGCCTTCTGATCATCCTGCAGCCGGCGTGCGGCTTAGTGGCTGGGGCGGCCGCTGCGATCCAGGTCTCTTTCATCCACAATGCCCTTCAGAACCGCCCCGCCATGgctgtcggcgccgctgtatCGTCGGCGCTCGCCTACTACTTCATTTACCACCTCCGGCTGCCACTCTTTGGTGTGGACGGCATCAGCGAGTTGTTCGTGAGCTTTGTAATTTACCCCAACGCGGTGTGGATTGGCAGCCGGCTCCTGTGCTTGCTGTATTGAGAGCCGCTACCTCTGCGCTCCGTCCGCGTACGCGGTACCACTGCCATCaaccatcaccatcaccgaGCACAAAACACCAAGAAACGGGAGAACGTAGCACCAGCAACTAATCTGTAGCGCTAAGGCACACGGAAGCTTGTTGGTCAGCGATAGGTGTCACAAGGATGAGAATGAGCGCAAGATTCACATTTCATTTCTTTATCCACCGTTTCGGCTGTCAAACGTCTCACGTGCGTACAGGAGCGCGTGCTTCTCTCGTGAAGCTCGTCTGCTCTGCCCCATATCGACTTGCGAGAGGCATTGAACATGTGCTCCTTGTGTTTCTCCTTTTCCTGTCGAGCGCCGCCTGTTTTGTTCCCACGGACGGACGGTTGCATTGATGTATGCCTGCCTTTTCTATATGCAtggctcttctctctcccatTTCCCTCGCACATTTCCGtctgcccccttccccattCCCCCtccgtacacacacacacacacgctctcCTGCTTTCCATTCACTCGCTTATCCAACAACCATGCACTTTTCTGGGCACGTAAATCGCAGGTTTACTACGAAGCAAGATGGCAAAGCGCACAGTGAAGATGGGCGTGATGGGCCGCTATGGCACCCGTTACGGCGCAAACCCGCGTAAGCGCGCGAAGAAGCTTGAAGTGTCCCAGCACGCCAAACACTTCTGTTCCTTCTGCGGTAAGTTTGCATTCCGCCGCAAAGCTGTCGGCATCTGGCGTtgcgacggctgcagcaAGACGGTTGCCGGTGGTGCGTACACCCTGAGCACGCCGAACAACAGCACCGTCCGCTCCACGGttcgccgtctgcgcgaGCTGGCCAAGATTTAAAGTCGTAGGCCGATGCTCATATCTTCCCCTTTTTTCACGGTGCCgttccttttcttctttcatTTCTTCCCTTCCGAGACAACAAATAAACGCAACACATAGAAGTATAGACAGGAACTGCGCCAAGCTGTGTAttgcccttctcccccctcccacaacGACACAGTGTGTGCGCTGTTCATGGACGCTTCATGTGAGGAGGAACGCGACGAGAGACGGACAGGGATGGAGAGCCGCGCTGAACACGCAAAGCGCCCGCCCACAGGGACACAAACAGAGGCACAGATGGCCCGCTACTGGCTTCCTTTTCGCCGCCAAGAGGGCGCTGTGCATGCGCACGTgtggggtggcggtggcccaATAGCACAAGCGTGCCGCTGTGTATCTGTGCATGACACAGACATGCAAGCATCTTGCTGCTCCGGCTCCTTTTCTCGTCTGAGTGTCGGTCGTTTTTTCTGTCTCTCGTACGCCACCTTGATCTTTCTCCatccttccccctctttaTCTCTCGCCATCTCTGTGCCCCCGCTTGTGCGAACTGCCGGTGTGCGaaacccccctcccccaagaAGGAGGTATTTGCGTTCTTTCTCGTCGTGTCTTCCCGGCCTGACGTTTCTCTCTAGTCTTCTCGGTTTTGCATTCTGAGTGCTTTCATCCCTGCTTTCCGTGAGTccagcgtgcgctgcgcttAGCTACCCGTGTGTGTCTCACACACCTACACCCCGCCTATACTAACCCTCCGCCCTggcaccccctctctccatctcttctcttcgtcgcacgcgtgcacgccatCCAATCATGTTCACCTCCAAGTCTGAGTACGACCGCGGCGTGAACA
It encodes the following:
- a CDS encoding GPI transamidase component GAA1, putative, giving the protein MLRRAIFIGARHHGGKLAPFFLVLGIGLLCLLPVLRTRKIYIDENAIGQMFPSADAGSVTAYLDPTVRWPQQLVRGRRSPGSEIVAVYVNTDYPASVSLANALIEVIRRRKSLACDVQFYFVNSSEEWPVPQAYTRAALVLNLSTLYNRHICIDTLGANGIQPNQDYTNTAAQFAAANQFLPSYLCQRRHRSTDDAHAGFWHYWAYLEASVQLPTRPQPWHIIPSHSINTIAISSDPLYMASSMFPHSQLPDAFAQLVLQIIVSLNGLEEKFHHSTFVWLPVSLWHYVEYDHAQFCIILFVASIFSTTYSEYQLRGISITPLFVTLLLTPVAAAAVFQVAGWGAVAAASAAFSLLFRLLMGHVNSGMLLSFNAIALCLLIILQPACGLVAGAAAAIQVSFIHNALQNRPAMAVGAAVSSALAYYFIYHLRLPLFGVDGISELFVSFVIYPNAVWIGSRLLCLLY
- a CDS encoding 60S ribosomal protein L37a, putative, which encodes MAKRTVKMGVMGRYGTRYGANPRKRAKKLEVSQHAKHFCSFCGKFAFRRKAVGIWRCDGCSKTVAGGAYTLSTPNNSTVRSTVRRLRELAKI